A genome region from Setaria italica strain Yugu1 chromosome III, Setaria_italica_v2.0, whole genome shotgun sequence includes the following:
- the LOC101774577 gene encoding uncharacterized protein LOC101774577 has translation MGANADPSGSLGGPHRRLSSPVPAPAPLPLPQHQHGVAANTVAALRHDPGLAARWSPEEQVLLDKGLAKFVADAPVVRYAKIAMTLPDKTVRDVALRCRWMAKKECSKKRKEELSKKSKEKKERVGDSSSKGPAHIVSRPNAPSYTVPVLPIDDDDVSYKAIGGPTGQLLEHNAQILNQIHSNISNMQVQDNLSLLGQTRDNILTVLKEVNDVPEIMRQMPPLPVKMNEDLANLILLRPPGT, from the exons ATGGGGGCGAACGCCGACCCCTCTGGGTCCCTTGGCgggccccaccgccgcctctcctccccggtgcccgcgccggcgccgctgccgctgccgcaaCATCAGCATGGCGTAGCGGCGAATACTGTGGCCGCGCTGCGGCACGACCCAGGGCTCGCCGCGCGGTGGTCGCCCGAGGAGCAGGTCCTGCTCGACAAGGGCCTGGCCAA GTTTGTGGCAGATGCACCTGTAGTTCGCTACGCAAAAATTGCGATGACTCTGCCGGACAAGACAGTGCGAGATGTGGCCCTTCGCTGCAGATGGATGGCT AAAAAAGAGTGTAGCAAGAAAAGGAAGGAGGAATTATCTAAGAAAAGCAAAGAAAAGAAG GAAAGAGTTGGTGACTCTTCATCAAAAGGTCCAGCACACATAGTATCACGACCTAATGCTCCATCATATACAGTTCCTGTTCTCCCtatcgatgatgatgatgtttcatACAAAG CTATTGGAGGCCCAACTGGACAGCTTTTAGAGCACAATGCGCAGATCTTAAATCAAATCCATTCaaatatttcaaacatgcag GTACAAGATAACCTCTCTCTTTTAGGCCAAACAAGGGACAATATACTTACAGTTCTGAAAGA GGTAAATGATGTTCCTGAAATAATGAGGCAGATGCCGCCCCTTCCTGTAAAGATGAATGAAGATTTGGCCAACTTGATTTTGCTGAGGCCTCCAGGCACATGA
- the LOC105913992 gene encoding LOW QUALITY PROTEIN: ethylene-responsive transcription factor RAP2-4 (The sequence of the model RefSeq protein was modified relative to this genomic sequence to represent the inferred CDS: inserted 1 base in 1 codon; deleted 2 bases in 1 codon), which produces MLDRDLAVSLLGPPAQPMKQVGVAPLPSATAKLYCGMRQRHWXKWVAEICLPRNRTQLWLGTFDPAEDAAHLNFPSLCRGGAHIAGLLDSSVDAKLTAISQGLAAMSVSKSAATCPDSPKASASTTTMEGGESVHSAGSAPLQAFQKQRQQLVPLSEMASLDITEAPWDESAALHLNKYPSWEIDWDSILS; this is translated from the exons ATGTTGGAT CGGGACCTGGCGGTGTCGCTCCTTGGCCCGCCGGCGCAGCCCATGAAGCAGGTCGGGGTGGCACCGCTGCCGTCGGCCACTGCGAAGCTGTACTGTGGCATGCGGCAGCGGCACT GCAAGTGGGTGGCGGAGATCTGCCTACCCAGGAACCGGACGCAGCtgtggctcggcaccttcgacCCCGCCGAGGACGCGGCACACCTCAACTTCCCATCCCTCTGCCGCGGTGGGGCGCACATCGCGGGCTTGCTCGACTCCTCCGTCGACGCCAAGCTCACCGCCATCTCCCAGGGCCTCGCCGCCATGTCGGTTTCCAAATCGGCTGCCACC TGCCCAGATTCGCCCAAGGCCTCGGCGTCCACGACCACAATGGAGGGCGGCGAGTCGGTGCACTCCGCCGGCTCGGCTCCTCTCCAGGCGTTCCAAAAGCAACGGCAACAGCTGGTGCCGCTCTCGGAGATGGCGAGCTTGGACATCACGGAGGCGCCATGGGACGAATCGGCGGCCTTGCACCTCAACAAGTACCCGTCATGGGAGATCGATTGGGACTCCATCCTCTCGTGA